The genomic window CATCTAAAATTTTTTTACCGTGAAATTTTTTTACAATATTTTTAACGATGAGCATATTTGTTCAACTTTTTATCAAGTGATGAAACTAATAAACTAACTACTGAGGTAAGAACTAAATAAATTAAACCAATCGTAACGTACACTGTTGGCGCATCAAATGTCTGACTGATGATCATGTTGCCTTGCTGTGTCAATTCATACACACCGATGGTTGAAGCTAAACTAGAATCTTTCACCAGCGTGACAAATTCGTTGCCAAGCGCAGGAAGAACGTTGCGCAGTGCTTGTGGTAAGACAATGAGAAAAACTGTCTGTCTGCGTGTAAAACCAAGCACTTTTGCAGCCTCGATTTGTCCTTTACTCACCGATTTAATTCCTGATAAAACAATTTGACTTACGTATGCTCCACTGTTGAGTCCAATTGAAAGAATTGCAGAATAAAATGCAGAGATAGGAAATCCTGCATACTTTAATAAAAAATATGTAGCAGTGATTTGAATCAACATTGGTGTGCCGCGAATGATTGTCACGTAGGTCATGACCAAGAAACGAAGGATGCGAGATTTTCCTGCCAAAATAATTCCTGCAACGCCACCCAAAAATGTTCCGATCAAACAGCTCAAAAAAGCTATCAACAACGTAAGCTGCACGCCTGAGACAAATAAATGTCCATATTCTTTTATAAATTCTATATCAATCATGAAAGTTTCCATTTTTCTTTTAAGCTGTCCAATGTTCCATCATCACGAATGCTATCGAGTGCTTGATTAATACGATCAGCAAGTTTTTCATTGTGTTTTGCAACTACAAAGCCGTAGTCATCACCCGTACCAACCAGTGGTGTTAATCTGTATTGATGTGCGTCAGTTACTTTTTGCAAAAATGCTTGTGCAGAGCTTTGCGCAGTCACCCAAACATCAACGCTTCCACTTCTTAAAGCCATCAATGCTGCTGCTGGTGTTGCAAGTCGAACTAAGTTTTTTGAACTCATGCCTTCTTGTTTTGACATATAGGTATCTGCAACAAATCCAGTATTTACAACTACCTGTTTATCTTTTAAATCTTGTACGCTGTTAAACAAACCGCATGACGCTTTGCTAACAATGACCAATGGATCGCCAGACAAATAATTTTTTGAAAATAAAACCGTTTTTTTTCGACGATCAGTTGGACTCATTGCAGATGCAATCACATCAAGATCCCCTGAAAAAAGGCTAAAAACAAGTGAGCTAAACGGCATGCCAACTATGTTAACTGTTTTACCCATGCGCGCTGCAACCTCTTGAATTAAATCGATATCGAATCCAACAATGTTGTTTGTGCCAGCTTGCATAAATGTGTAGGGATCATAGTCATATGACGTTCCAACAACCAAGACTGAATCGTCTTTTGTTTTTGAAAATGACCGATTTACAAATTTTATAGTGTAAAAAACGGCCACGAAAGAAAAAAGTATTATAATAATTTTTGATATCTTCATAAAATTGATTCTAGCAGCAATATTATTTTTGAAAAATATTTGTTTTCAAAAATGAAAAGGCTTATTCTTAAATAAATTTTTTACTTTTATGAAACTTTGAGGTCTTTATGAAATTATTTCGTCTACTCGTTGTTTCTTCTTTATTGTGTTCATCGCTGCTCGTACACGCATCAAATTTTATTTTTGAAATATGCTCGTCTAGAACACCACAAGGGCAAGCGCACTATCGAACCATATTTGTACAAACAGCAAACAATAAAAAAATCCCTTGCAGCGCCGATCAAAATATCAAATACTTTTTTGAGCAATGTCGCCATCAAGGCGATTGCAAAGGCGAGCAGCTCACGCTTGTTTTTGATAACTACGAAATCAAAGAAGGAACAGAAGCTGCAAATAAAAGATTTAATGAATATAAAACAAATGTTAAAGAGGCATTCGTACAAGAATCGCACCATCGCTCAGATCAAACTTCTCCAACACGCGCGCACGCAGAATTTGATTCTATAACAAACAGTTTCTCTAGGGCTCTAGCAATGTTTATCTGGTATGGAGACTACTAAATTTTTAATGCTTATTCTTAAATAAATTTTTTATTTTTATAAAACTTTAAGGTCTTTATGAAATTATTTCATCTATTCATTGCAGTATCTTTATTTTGTTCATCATTATTTATAAACGCATCTTATCGAAAAGAAGATCCTCGTTATCGAACTATCTTTGTACAAACAGCAATCAACAAAAAAACTCCTTGCTCAGCAAATCAAAATATCGCAACATTTTTTGAGCAGTGTCGCCGTCAAGGTGATTGCAAAGGAGAGATTCTCACACTTCTTTTTGATAACTACGAAATCAAAGAAGGAACAGACGCGGCAAACAAACGATTTAATGAATATAAAACAACTGTTAAAGAAGCGTTTGTACAAGAAGTACATCATCGCTCAGAACAAGCTTCTCCAACGCGTGCACAATTCGATGTCGCTACAAGTCAGAGAGATTTTTTAACTGGAGCTTTGGCAGGAGCTATAGCAACTCTTATTTATTTATTTCATTAGACCTCTTCTGAAACCCTCTCCCGCTCTCTACCATACCGCGATTAATTCGCGGTATCCACAAAGAAGAAGGCATGGATTACGTGAATAAATCACGTAATGGTAGGCGTGAAAGCGAATTTAAATTACGTAAGCAAACCAGCCCTTCGGTAGAAGTGTTGGAAAATTTTAGTTTCAGAAGAAGTCTATTAAATAAATAAATTTAAAATATTTCGTCGATCACTTGCTGCACAGGACGAGCCATCAAAGGATCTTGCATCGCTTCGTAAAATATTTCATCATACGTTCTGGTTTCAATAACCATAGGCATCGTAATTGCATGCCCGATAAGCAGTGCTTGTTTTTTTGTATCGAGTGAACCTAAAATTGCTCGCAACGTAAGGGCATTTGGCGCACCCATTAAAACTGCCTGCACATCTTTTTCATCGCTGAGCTGTGCAACAATTTTAGTTCCAATTTGAGATAACACCTCTGCGTCAATGCCAGAAGGTCGTTGGTCGATAACGAGAAGCGTAACGTAATATTTTCGCATCTCGCGAGCAATGGTGCCAAAAATAGTTTGGCTTGCAGCAATTGGATTTAAAAACTTATGAGCTTCTTCGATAACAATCATAAGCTGCTCAGGCTCATCTTCAGATTTTTGCGTTCCTAAATATTTTTCTGTTTTGAGAACATATTCGCTGTGAATTCTACGCGTAATAATATTTGCCAACAATAAATAACAAAATGTTGAAGTGAAGTTACCAAATTCAATAACCACATGAATTCCTTTTTGAAGGTATTCAAGAAGTCGATCAATAACCGACTCGCGATGTGGTAATTTTTTTACAAAGAATGGCAGTTGCTCAATGCGCTTTAATTTTCTGTACAATGCGGCAATGGATTCTGGATGCGCACCAATTTGCTCTGCAAATACTTTTGCGTCATGACCTTGTTCTAAAAGTGCAGCCAACCACTGACCTTTGTATTTATTATGAATCAAATGCGCAGCTTCAAATGCCGTACTGTGCAAATTTAGCTCAGACTGAAGTGATAAAATATCATTAACACAGACATCTTCATATGAAAGCTGAATGACAACGTCCGGACTAGCGCCACGACGCATGGTTGCCGCAGGGTCTAGAGAAAAAATAGCGACCTTAGATGGAAATAAAGATTTTAAACCTTTTACAAATTTTGCATTCGATTCTTGACGAGCCTGGAGCCCATATTCATTATGCATATCAAAAATCAAGGTCGTTGCAGCTTGTCTTTTAATCAGTCCAGCAAGGAGCAAACGTGTTAAAAAAGTTTTACCTGTTCCGCTTTTTCCAAAAACTCCACTGCTTCGCTCTGCTAATTTTGCAAGATCGATACACACCGGAGTGGTCATATCAAGAGGTGTTCCCATATTAAAATATTTTTTAACCCGATCAGACTCGCAGCCAAAAATTGCAGCTACATCTCGCTCTGTTGCTTCGTACACTGTTGCAAAATGTTGCGGAACCGTTTTAACAGGCAGCGCTCGCCCTTCTTTGTTTAAAACAATCATAGGTTTAACTTGAGCCGTTGCATAAATACTATTTTTTTTAAGAAACTCTTTTAAAAAATGTTCTCCATCACTTGGCGGATAGAGCAAAATATCAGGATGAGTAACTTGCAACGTGAGGTTAGTGATCATGGAAAAGAATGTGTACTGATTACCAGCAATGGCAACAAATTTTCCCGCCTTAACTTCTTCAATATTTGCCTCACGCGCAACGCGCATGACAAATCCATCAGTCAGCGATCCTTCGATGATGTAACCCATAGGTTGCTTGCTTAAAGATGTTTTCATAAATCCATTGGCAGTAAAATTTTGACGTCAGTTCGAGAAACATGCGCAACGCCTTGCACAATCATAAGTGACATTGAAGCACCACTTTTTGTTTGATACAAAAGTTCATAACCACTGGAAAGCTCGACAAGCATAGGGCTGTGGCCTTCTTGCACCACCATGTTGCCAGCGGGAGTATTTAACTCTATCCAGTCAATATCATACTCAGTTGTTTTTTGCGTGGTAATTATTTGTAACTTCATACTTATAAACTTTTTGCCTTAGCGTACACTTCTTCAAGAGTACCGACCATATAAAACGCTTGCTCTGGAATAGCATCACACTCACCGCTCAGTATTTTTTCAAAATCTTGAATGGTTTGAGCAAGTGGTACATATTTTCCCGGCATACCTGTTGTAAATTCTGCTGTAAACATCGGTTGCGTTAAGAATTTTTGAATGCGTTTTGCACGGCGAACAATTACTTTATCTTTGTCTGAAAGTTCATCTAAACCAAGAACGGCAATGATATCTTGCAATTCTTTATACCTTTGTAAAATCGATTCTACTTGGCGAGCGATCATGTAATGTTTTTCACCGACCACATGTGGTGATAAACCTTTTGATGTTGACGCAAGTGGATCAACTGCTGGATACAGACCAAGTTCTACAAGCTTACGCGACAAAACAGTATTTGAATCAAGGTGCATAAAAGTTGTAGCAGGAGCAGGATCGGTAATATCATCAGCTGGCACGTACACTGCTTGCACTGAAGTGATAGATCCATTTATCGTGTTAGCAATACGTTCTTGAAAAACACCCATCTCAGAAGCAAGCGTTGGTTGATAACCAACCGCAGATGGAATTCGCTCAAGAAGTGATGAAATTTCAGCACCCGCTTGTACAAATCTAAAAATATTATCAATAAATAAAAGTACGTCTTTTTTTTCAACGTCTCTAAAATATTCTGCCATGGTAAGTCCAGTCATGCCCACGCGCAACCTGGCACCAGGCAATTCTCCCATCTGAGCAAACACAAGAGCTGTTTTATCTAAAACTCCTGATTTTTGCATCTCAATCCAGAGTTCATTACCTTCACGGCTCCGTTCTCCAATTCCTGTAAAAA from Candidatus Babeliales bacterium includes these protein-coding regions:
- the atpD gene encoding F0F1 ATP synthase subunit beta, translating into MLHQASDKKYIAESAGKIVKITGTVIDVQFPQGKTPKINSELYIDIPAQSGKKEHRARLEVSLQLGDDIVRCIAIENIQGISRSLAVHDTKSPITVPVGMEVLGRMFNVLGDTIDGLEAVKSSERWSIHREAPAFIQQKIENEIQETGIKVIDLMCPYVKGSKIGLFGGAGVGKTVLVTELIRNIAKEHHGVSVFTGIGERSREGNELWIEMQKSGVLDKTALVFAQMGELPGARLRVGMTGLTMAEYFRDVEKKDVLLFIDNIFRFVQAGAEISSLLERIPSAVGYQPTLASEMGVFQERIANTINGSITSVQAVYVPADDITDPAPATTFMHLDSNTVLSRKLVELGLYPAVDPLASTSKGLSPHVVGEKHYMIARQVESILQRYKELQDIIAVLGLDELSDKDKVIVRRAKRIQKFLTQPMFTAEFTTGMPGKYVPLAQTIQDFEKILSGECDAIPEQAFYMVGTLEEVYAKAKSL
- a CDS encoding ABC transporter substrate-binding protein, which encodes MKISKIIIILFSFVAVFYTIKFVNRSFSKTKDDSVLVVGTSYDYDPYTFMQAGTNNIVGFDIDLIQEVAARMGKTVNIVGMPFSSLVFSLFSGDLDVIASAMSPTDRRKKTVLFSKNYLSGDPLVIVSKASCGLFNSVQDLKDKQVVVNTGFVADTYMSKQEGMSSKNLVRLATPAAALMALRSGSVDVWVTAQSSAQAFLQKVTDAHQYRLTPLVGTGDDYGFVVAKHNEKLADRINQALDSIRDDGTLDSLKEKWKLS
- a CDS encoding amino acid ABC transporter permease; the protein is MIDIEFIKEYGHLFVSGVQLTLLIAFLSCLIGTFLGGVAGIILAGKSRILRFLVMTYVTIIRGTPMLIQITATYFLLKYAGFPISAFYSAILSIGLNSGAYVSQIVLSGIKSVSKGQIEAAKVLGFTRRQTVFLIVLPQALRNVLPALGNEFVTLVKDSSLASTIGVYELTQQGNMIISQTFDAPTVYVTIGLIYLVLTSVVSLLVSSLDKKLNKYAHR
- a CDS encoding DUF87 domain-containing protein yields the protein MKTSLSKQPMGYIIEGSLTDGFVMRVAREANIEEVKAGKFVAIAGNQYTFFSMITNLTLQVTHPDILLYPPSDGEHFLKEFLKKNSIYATAQVKPMIVLNKEGRALPVKTVPQHFATVYEATERDVAAIFGCESDRVKKYFNMGTPLDMTTPVCIDLAKLAERSSGVFGKSGTGKTFLTRLLLAGLIKRQAATTLIFDMHNEYGLQARQESNAKFVKGLKSLFPSKVAIFSLDPAATMRRGASPDVVIQLSYEDVCVNDILSLQSELNLHSTAFEAAHLIHNKYKGQWLAALLEQGHDAKVFAEQIGAHPESIAALYRKLKRIEQLPFFVKKLPHRESVIDRLLEYLQKGIHVVIEFGNFTSTFCYLLLANIITRRIHSEYVLKTEKYLGTQKSEDEPEQLMIVIEEAHKFLNPIAASQTIFGTIAREMRKYYVTLLVIDQRPSGIDAEVLSQIGTKIVAQLSDEKDVQAVLMGAPNALTLRAILGSLDTKKQALLIGHAITMPMVIETRTYDEIFYEAMQDPLMARPVQQVIDEIF